A genome region from Candidatus Methylomirabilis sp. includes the following:
- a CDS encoding amino acid ABC transporter ATP-binding protein, translated as MVTVADLHKVFKGTIEALRGVSLAVQPGEVVVIIGPSGSGKSTLLRCLNFLEIPTRGRIVIDGVEVTDPRTDLNAVRREVGMVFQSFNLFPHLRALENITLAQVKVRKRSPEEARGVAMRLLTKVGIPEKADAYPTQLSGGQQQRVAIARALAMNPKVMLFDEPTSALDPEMVGEVLDVMRALVRDGMTMLIVSHEMGFAREAADRICFMDEGRILEEGPPEHFFRNPTHERTKQFLSKIL; from the coding sequence ATGGTCACCGTCGCCGACCTCCACAAAGTCTTCAAGGGGACGATCGAGGCGCTGCGGGGGGTGAGCCTGGCCGTCCAACCGGGGGAGGTGGTGGTCATCATCGGCCCCTCCGGCTCCGGCAAGTCCACCCTGCTGCGCTGCCTGAACTTCCTGGAGATCCCCACGCGCGGCCGCATCGTCATCGACGGGGTCGAGGTGACCGACCCCCGGACCGACCTGAACGCCGTCCGCCGGGAGGTGGGGATGGTCTTCCAATCCTTCAACCTGTTCCCCCACCTGCGGGCCCTCGAGAACATCACCCTCGCGCAGGTGAAGGTCCGGAAGCGATCCCCCGAGGAAGCACGGGGGGTGGCGATGCGCCTCCTGACCAAGGTGGGGATCCCGGAAAAGGCCGATGCCTACCCCACCCAGCTCTCCGGCGGGCAGCAGCAGCGGGTGGCGATCGCCCGGGCCCTCGCCATGAACCCGAAGGTCATGCTCTTCGACGAGCCGACGTCGGCGCTGGACCCGGAGATGGTGGGGGAGGTCCTGGACGTGATGCGGGCGCTGGTCCGGGACGGGATGACCATGCTCATCGTCTCCCACGAGATGGGGTTCGCCCGGGAGGCGGCCGACCGGATCTGCTTCATGGACGAGGGGCGGATCCTGGAGGAGGGGCCGCCCGAGCACTTCTTCCGGAACCCGACCCACGAGCGGACGAAGCAGTTCCTCAGCAAGATCCTCTGA